The Plasmodium berghei ANKA genome assembly, chromosome: 12 genome contains a region encoding:
- a CDS encoding protein SCO1, putative, translated as MNKILLRNVNKVKRGGAFCKSCINYNLNLNKYENKIIFETKLNFSTNKKNAENPLKKKKSIFLTWKCFVFNLGLCIPTLYLYKLKCDKKNNGKNHIGKTRVENIGKPLIGGNFTLIDYNGNIVTNQTFKGKYCLIYFGFSYCPDICPQELEKQTIVFEKISKKYGDILTPIFITVDPNRDTVAQINYYCKSFNPKLIGLTGTKDLIKHVAKLFRVYYNEHVTEMSNVNKTVNDQNKYNYLIDHSIIHYLLDTEGKFVDFFGKNCTINEMVERISQYLDEHIAIQKK; from the coding sequence ATGAATAAAATACTTTTAAGGAATGTTAATAAAGTAAAGAGAGGTGGAGCATTTTGTAAATCttgtataaattataactTGAATTTGaacaaatatgaaaataaaataatttttgagaccaaattaaatttttcaacaaataaaaaaaatgcagaaaatccattaaaaaaaaaaaaaagtatttttttaacatggaaatgttttgtttttaatttagGCTTATGTATTCctacattatatttatataaattaaaatgtgataaaaaaaataatggaaaaaatcATATTGGAAAAACAAGAGTCGAAAATATTGGAAAACCATTAATAGGTGGTAATTTTACACTAATAGATTATAATGGAAATATAGTTACAAATCAAACATTTAAAGGAAAATActgtttaatatattttggcTTTAGTTATTGTCCTGATATTTGTCCTCAAGAGTTAGAAAAGCAAACTATagtttttgaaaaaatatcaaaaaaatatggggATATCCTTACccctatttttattactgTAGATCCTAATCGAGATACAGTAGctcaaataaattattattgtaaGTCATTTAATCCGAAATTAATTGGTTTAACAGGGACAAAAGATCTTATAAAACATGTTGCTAAGTTATTTCgtgtatattataatgaGCATGTTACTGAAATGAgtaatgtaaataaaacagTTAATGaccaaaataaatataattatttaattgaCCATTCTATTATTCACTACTTGTTAGATACAGAAGGGAAATTTGTGGATTTTTTTGGTAAAAATTGTACAATTAATGAAATGGTAGAGCGAATATCTCAATATCTTGATGAACATATAGCTatccaaaaaaaatga